In Molothrus aeneus isolate 106 chromosome 3, BPBGC_Maene_1.0, whole genome shotgun sequence, a single genomic region encodes these proteins:
- the EIF4A3 gene encoding eukaryotic initiation factor 4A-III, with protein sequence MAGSAGSAGGSARKRLMKEEDMTKVEFETSEEVDVTPTFDTMGLREDLLRGIYAYGFEKPSAIQQRAIKQIIKGRDVIAQSQSGTGKTATFSISVLQCLDIQVRETQALILAPTRELAVQIQKGLLALGDYMNVQCHACIGGTNVGEDIRKLDYGQHVVAGTPGRVFDMIRRRSLRTRAIKMLVLDEADEMLNKGFKEQIYDVYRYLPPATQVVLISATLPHEILEMTNKFMTDPIRILVKRDELTLEGIKQFFVAVEREEWKFDTLCDLYDTLTITQAVIFCNTKRKVDWLTEKMREANFTVSSMHGDMPQKERESIMKEFRSGASRVLISTDVWARGLDVPQVSLIINYDLPNNRELYIHRIGRSGRYGRKGVAINFVKNDDIRILRDIEQYYSTQIDEMPMNVADLI encoded by the exons aTGGCGGGGTCCGCGGGATCCGCGGGCGGCTCGGCGCGGAAGCGCCTCATGAAGGAGGAGGACATGACCAAGGTGGAGTTCGAGACCAGCGAGGAGGTGGACGTGACGCCCACCTTCGACACCATGGGCCTGCGGGAGGACCTGCTGCGCGGCATCTACGCCTACG GGTTCGAGAAGCCGTCGGCCATCCAGCAGCGAGCCATCAAGCAGATCATCAAGGGCAGAGACGTGATCGCCCA GTCACAGTCGGGAACAGGGAAGACAGCAACATTCTCCATATCTGTTCTACAATGCCTGGATATACAG GTCCGTGAGACCCAAGCCTTGATCCTGGCACCGACTCGGGAGCTGGCTGTGCAGATCCAGAAG GGCCTTCTCGCCCTGGGAGACTACATGAATGTGCAGTGCCACGCCTGCATCGGGGGCACCAACGTGGGCGAGGACATCCGCAAACTGGATTATGGGCAGCATGTGGTGGCTGGCACTCCTGGCCGGGTGTTCG ATATGATTCGTCGCAGAAGTCTGAGAACTCGTGCCATCAAAATGCTGGTTTTGGATGAAGCAGATGAAATGCTCAATAAAG GCTTCAAGGAGCAGATTTATGATGTGTACAGATACCTGCCTCCAGCCACACAGGTTGTTCTGATCAGCGCCACTTTGCCGCATGAAATCTTGGAAATGACCAACAAGTTCATGACAGACCCCATCCGCATCCTGGTGAAACG TGATGAGTTGACCCTCGAAGGAATCAAGCAGTTTTTCGTGGCTGTGGAGAGGGAAGAGTGGAAGTTTGATACCTTGTGTGATCTCTACGACACGCTGACCATCACCCAGGCTGTCATCTTCTGTAACACCAAGAGAAAG GTCGACTGGCTCACAGAGAAGATGAGGGAAGCCAACTTCACCGTTTCCTCCATGCATGGGGACATGCCCCAGAAGGAGAGAGAGTCCATCATGAAAGAGTTCAGATCTGGTGCAAG CCGAGTTCTTATTTCCACAGACGTGTGGGCTCGAGGCCTGGATGTGCCTCAGGTGTCGCTGATCATTAACTACGACCTGCCCAACAACAGAGAGCTCTACATCCACAG AATCGGCCGCTCAGGCAGGTACGGCCGGAAAGGCGTCGCCATCAACTTTGTGAAGAACGACGACATCCGCATCCTGCGGGACATCGAGCAGTACTACTCCACCCAGATCGACGAGATGCCCATGAACG tTGCTGATCTGATATGA
- the ATL2 gene encoding atlastin-2 isoform X3 encodes MAARDAARRAGPARHRPAPAGKLYEEEEDDALPDSDALPDSDDEVELDKPRPIQIVLAHEDDHNFELDESALEKILLQEHIKDLNIVVVSVAGAFRKGKSFLLDFMLRYMYNRTSPCWIGGNTEPLTGFTWRGGCERETTGIQIWSEVFVIEKPNGTKVAVLLMDTQGAFDSQSTIKDCATVFALSTMTSSVQVYNLSQNIQEDDLQHLQLFTEYGRLAMEEIYQKPFQTLMFLIRDWSYPYEHAYGLEGGKKFLEKRLQVKQNQHEELQNVRKHIHSCFSNLGCFLLPHPGLKVATNPNFDGRLNDIDEDFKNELRNLIPLLLAPENLVEKEISGSKVTCRDLVEYFKAYIKIYQGEELPHPKSMLQATAEANNLAAVAGAKDLYSKGMEQVCGGDKPYIAPSDLEQKHQDFRESAIRQFRSVKKMGGEEFCRRYQEQLEVEIEEIYANFVKHNDGKNIFYAARTPATLFAVMFAMYIISGLTGFLGMNSIAALCNLVLGMALISFCTWAYVKYSGEFREVGTAIDQIAEAIWEQVFSKLFEVLRRRTVRRALTSVPRQRLSSNNNKKKN; translated from the exons GTAAGCTTTATGAAGAAGAGGAGGACGATGCCCTGCCGGACTCGGATGCCCTGCCGGACTCAGATGACGAGGTGGAACTGGATAAGCCGCGCCCCATACAGATTGTCCTTGCTCATGAAGATGACCATAACTTTGAATTAGATGAATCAGCTTTGGAAAAAATCTTGCTTCAGGAACATATTAAAGATCTTAACATAGTAGTTGTGTCTGTAGCAGGAGCTTTCCGCAAAGGAAAATCTTTTTTGCTGGACTTCATGCTTAGATACATGTATAACAGG ACTTCTCCTTGTTGGATAGGTGGAAACACCGAGCCATTGACCGGGTTTACATGGAGAGGTGGATGTGAACGGGAAACCACTGGCATTCAGATTTGGAGTGAAGTGTTTGTAATTGAAAAACCTAATGGAACAAAG GTTGCTGTACTACTCATGGATACCCAAGGTGCCTTTGATAGCCAATCCACTATCAAAGACTGTGCAACAGTTTTTGCCCTGAGCACCATGACTAGCTCTGTCCAG GTATACAACTTGTCTCAGAATATTCAGGAAGATGACCTTCAGCACTTGCAG TTGTTTACAGAATATGGAAGACTAGCTATGGAAGAAATCTACCAAAAGCCGTTTCAG ACATTAATGTTCTTAATTAGAGATTGGAGTTATCCTTATGAACATGCATATGGcttggaaggaggaaaaaagttcCTAGAGAAAAGATTGCAG gtaAAGCAAAACCAACATGAAGAGCTACAGAATGTAAGGAAGCATATTCACTCCTGTTTCAGTAATCTTGGGTGTTTCCTGTTGCCCCACCCTGGTCTTAAAGTTGCAACAAATCCAAATTTTGATGGGAGATTGAATG ATATAGATGAAGATTTTAAGAATGAACTGCGGAATTTGATACCGTTACTGCTTGCCCCTGAAAACTTGGTAGAAAAAGAGATTAGTGGATCCAAGGTGACCTGTAGAGATCTTGTAGAATACTTCAAG GCTTACATTAAAATCTATCAAGGAGAGGAGCTACCTCATCCAAAATCTATGCtgcag GCAACAGCTGAGGCGAACAATcttgctgctgtggcaggagcaaAAGACTTGTACAGCAAAGGCATGGAGCAG GTGTGTGGGGGAGATAAGCCTTACATTGCCCCGTCGGACCTGGAGCAGAAGCACCAGGATTTCCGCGAGAGCGCCATCCGCCAGTTCCGCTCCGTCAAGAAGATGGGAGGGGAGGAGTTCTGCCGGCGCTACCAGGAGCAACTGGAAGTGGAAATCGAAGAGATCTATGCAAATTTTGTGAAGCACAACGATGGCAAAAACATCTTTTATGCTGCTCGTACCCCTGCCACTCTATTTGCAGTCATGTTTGCCATGTACATAATCTCAGGACTGACTGGGTTCCTTGGCATGAACTCCATAGCTGCCCTGTGTAATCTCGTGCTGGGGATGGCTCTTATATCGTTTTGTACTTGGGCATACGTTAAGTACTCTGGGGAATTCAGAGAAGTTGGAACAGCCATTGATCAGATCGCTGAAGCTATATGGGAACAG GTGTTTTCCAAACTCTTTGAAGTCCTTAGACGCCGAACGGTTCGTCGTGCTCTCACATCAGTGCCGCGACAGCGACTCTCATCCAACAAtaacaagaagaaaaactag
- the ATL2 gene encoding atlastin-2 isoform X2, with translation MAARDAARRAGPARHRPAPAGKLYEEEEDDALPDSDALPDSDDEVELDKPRPIQIVLAHEDDHNFELDESALEKILLQEHIKDLNIVVVSVAGAFRKGKSFLLDFMLRYMYNRTSPCWIGGNTEPLTGFTWRGGCERETTGIQIWSEVFVIEKPNGTKVAVLLMDTQGAFDSQSTIKDCATVFALSTMTSSVQVYNLSQNIQEDDLQHLQLFTEYGRLAMEEIYQKPFQTLMFLIRDWSYPYEHAYGLEGGKKFLEKRLQVKQNQHEELQNVRKHIHSCFSNLGCFLLPHPGLKVATNPNFDGRLNDIDEDFKNELRNLIPLLLAPENLVEKEISGSKVTCRDLVEYFKAYIKIYQGEELPHPKSMLQATAEANNLAAVAGAKDLYSKGMEQVCGGDKPYIAPSDLEQKHQDFRESAIRQFRSVKKMGGEEFCRRYQEQLEVEIEEIYANFVKHNDGKNIFYAARTPATLFAVMFAMYIISGLTGFLGMNSIAALCNLVLGMALISFCTWAYVKYSGEFREVGTAIDQIAEAIWEQVLKPMSDNLMEDHMRQSVKNSIKAGLTEQVAHHARLKTD, from the exons GTAAGCTTTATGAAGAAGAGGAGGACGATGCCCTGCCGGACTCGGATGCCCTGCCGGACTCAGATGACGAGGTGGAACTGGATAAGCCGCGCCCCATACAGATTGTCCTTGCTCATGAAGATGACCATAACTTTGAATTAGATGAATCAGCTTTGGAAAAAATCTTGCTTCAGGAACATATTAAAGATCTTAACATAGTAGTTGTGTCTGTAGCAGGAGCTTTCCGCAAAGGAAAATCTTTTTTGCTGGACTTCATGCTTAGATACATGTATAACAGG ACTTCTCCTTGTTGGATAGGTGGAAACACCGAGCCATTGACCGGGTTTACATGGAGAGGTGGATGTGAACGGGAAACCACTGGCATTCAGATTTGGAGTGAAGTGTTTGTAATTGAAAAACCTAATGGAACAAAG GTTGCTGTACTACTCATGGATACCCAAGGTGCCTTTGATAGCCAATCCACTATCAAAGACTGTGCAACAGTTTTTGCCCTGAGCACCATGACTAGCTCTGTCCAG GTATACAACTTGTCTCAGAATATTCAGGAAGATGACCTTCAGCACTTGCAG TTGTTTACAGAATATGGAAGACTAGCTATGGAAGAAATCTACCAAAAGCCGTTTCAG ACATTAATGTTCTTAATTAGAGATTGGAGTTATCCTTATGAACATGCATATGGcttggaaggaggaaaaaagttcCTAGAGAAAAGATTGCAG gtaAAGCAAAACCAACATGAAGAGCTACAGAATGTAAGGAAGCATATTCACTCCTGTTTCAGTAATCTTGGGTGTTTCCTGTTGCCCCACCCTGGTCTTAAAGTTGCAACAAATCCAAATTTTGATGGGAGATTGAATG ATATAGATGAAGATTTTAAGAATGAACTGCGGAATTTGATACCGTTACTGCTTGCCCCTGAAAACTTGGTAGAAAAAGAGATTAGTGGATCCAAGGTGACCTGTAGAGATCTTGTAGAATACTTCAAG GCTTACATTAAAATCTATCAAGGAGAGGAGCTACCTCATCCAAAATCTATGCtgcag GCAACAGCTGAGGCGAACAATcttgctgctgtggcaggagcaaAAGACTTGTACAGCAAAGGCATGGAGCAG GTGTGTGGGGGAGATAAGCCTTACATTGCCCCGTCGGACCTGGAGCAGAAGCACCAGGATTTCCGCGAGAGCGCCATCCGCCAGTTCCGCTCCGTCAAGAAGATGGGAGGGGAGGAGTTCTGCCGGCGCTACCAGGAGCAACTGGAAGTGGAAATCGAAGAGATCTATGCAAATTTTGTGAAGCACAACGATGGCAAAAACATCTTTTATGCTGCTCGTACCCCTGCCACTCTATTTGCAGTCATGTTTGCCATGTACATAATCTCAGGACTGACTGGGTTCCTTGGCATGAACTCCATAGCTGCCCTGTGTAATCTCGTGCTGGGGATGGCTCTTATATCGTTTTGTACTTGGGCATACGTTAAGTACTCTGGGGAATTCAGAGAAGTTGGAACAGCCATTGATCAGATCGCTGAAGCTATATGGGAACAG GTGTTGAAGCCCATGAGTGATAATTTGATGGAGGATCATATGAGGCAGTCTGTAAAAAACTCTATCAAAGCAGGCCTGACCGAGCAGGTGGCTCACCATGCCAGACTAAAGACAGACTGA
- the ATL2 gene encoding atlastin-2 isoform X1, with amino-acid sequence MAARDAARRAGPARHRPAPAGKLYEEEEDDALPDSDALPDSDDEVELDKPRPIQIVLAHEDDHNFELDESALEKILLQEHIKDLNIVVVSVAGAFRKGKSFLLDFMLRYMYNRTSPCWIGGNTEPLTGFTWRGGCERETTGIQIWSEVFVIEKPNGTKVAVLLMDTQGAFDSQSTIKDCATVFALSTMTSSVQVYNLSQNIQEDDLQHLQLFTEYGRLAMEEIYQKPFQTLMFLIRDWSYPYEHAYGLEGGKKFLEKRLQVKQNQHEELQNVRKHIHSCFSNLGCFLLPHPGLKVATNPNFDGRLNDIDEDFKNELRNLIPLLLAPENLVEKEISGSKVTCRDLVEYFKAYIKIYQGEELPHPKSMLQATAEANNLAAVAGAKDLYSKGMEQVCGGDKPYIAPSDLEQKHQDFRESAIRQFRSVKKMGGEEFCRRYQEQLEVEIEEIYANFVKHNDGKNIFYAARTPATLFAVMFAMYIISGLTGFLGMNSIAALCNLVLGMALISFCTWAYVKYSGEFREVGTAIDQIAEAIWEQRNPRKVFSKLFEVLRRRTVRRALTSVPRQRLSSNNNKKKN; translated from the exons GTAAGCTTTATGAAGAAGAGGAGGACGATGCCCTGCCGGACTCGGATGCCCTGCCGGACTCAGATGACGAGGTGGAACTGGATAAGCCGCGCCCCATACAGATTGTCCTTGCTCATGAAGATGACCATAACTTTGAATTAGATGAATCAGCTTTGGAAAAAATCTTGCTTCAGGAACATATTAAAGATCTTAACATAGTAGTTGTGTCTGTAGCAGGAGCTTTCCGCAAAGGAAAATCTTTTTTGCTGGACTTCATGCTTAGATACATGTATAACAGG ACTTCTCCTTGTTGGATAGGTGGAAACACCGAGCCATTGACCGGGTTTACATGGAGAGGTGGATGTGAACGGGAAACCACTGGCATTCAGATTTGGAGTGAAGTGTTTGTAATTGAAAAACCTAATGGAACAAAG GTTGCTGTACTACTCATGGATACCCAAGGTGCCTTTGATAGCCAATCCACTATCAAAGACTGTGCAACAGTTTTTGCCCTGAGCACCATGACTAGCTCTGTCCAG GTATACAACTTGTCTCAGAATATTCAGGAAGATGACCTTCAGCACTTGCAG TTGTTTACAGAATATGGAAGACTAGCTATGGAAGAAATCTACCAAAAGCCGTTTCAG ACATTAATGTTCTTAATTAGAGATTGGAGTTATCCTTATGAACATGCATATGGcttggaaggaggaaaaaagttcCTAGAGAAAAGATTGCAG gtaAAGCAAAACCAACATGAAGAGCTACAGAATGTAAGGAAGCATATTCACTCCTGTTTCAGTAATCTTGGGTGTTTCCTGTTGCCCCACCCTGGTCTTAAAGTTGCAACAAATCCAAATTTTGATGGGAGATTGAATG ATATAGATGAAGATTTTAAGAATGAACTGCGGAATTTGATACCGTTACTGCTTGCCCCTGAAAACTTGGTAGAAAAAGAGATTAGTGGATCCAAGGTGACCTGTAGAGATCTTGTAGAATACTTCAAG GCTTACATTAAAATCTATCAAGGAGAGGAGCTACCTCATCCAAAATCTATGCtgcag GCAACAGCTGAGGCGAACAATcttgctgctgtggcaggagcaaAAGACTTGTACAGCAAAGGCATGGAGCAG GTGTGTGGGGGAGATAAGCCTTACATTGCCCCGTCGGACCTGGAGCAGAAGCACCAGGATTTCCGCGAGAGCGCCATCCGCCAGTTCCGCTCCGTCAAGAAGATGGGAGGGGAGGAGTTCTGCCGGCGCTACCAGGAGCAACTGGAAGTGGAAATCGAAGAGATCTATGCAAATTTTGTGAAGCACAACGATGGCAAAAACATCTTTTATGCTGCTCGTACCCCTGCCACTCTATTTGCAGTCATGTTTGCCATGTACATAATCTCAGGACTGACTGGGTTCCTTGGCATGAACTCCATAGCTGCCCTGTGTAATCTCGTGCTGGGGATGGCTCTTATATCGTTTTGTACTTGGGCATACGTTAAGTACTCTGGGGAATTCAGAGAAGTTGGAACAGCCATTGATCAGATCGCTGAAGCTATATGGGAACAG AGGAATCCCAGGAAG GTGTTTTCCAAACTCTTTGAAGTCCTTAGACGCCGAACGGTTCGTCGTGCTCTCACATCAGTGCCGCGACAGCGACTCTCATCCAACAAtaacaagaagaaaaactag